A window of Cryptomeria japonica chromosome 3, Sugi_1.0, whole genome shotgun sequence contains these coding sequences:
- the LOC131874390 gene encoding uncharacterized protein LOC131874390, with protein MVYGLKVEDKLEGASNFTSWDFRILVTLKENDLVEFVQGEDQPVPEDKDELLQFKKNVVKAKKILIDTVKDHLVPIISKMSSAQDMFKALEGMYEINNTSRDLALRQQLHQVKMAKGESVITYFMKISELRDHLSSIGDEVVDKDLVMLAFKWSSSLLGAIYSRHKWEIQISQV; from the coding sequence ATGGTGTACGGTCTGAAAGTTGAGGACAAACTTGAAGGAGCCTCAAATTTCACTTCTTGGGATTTCAGAATCCTTGTCACCCTCAAAGAAAATGATCTTGTGGAGTTTGTGCAAGGAGAGGATCAACCTGTGcctgaagacaaagatgaattacTTCAGTTCAAGAAGAATGTTGTCAAAGCCAAGAAGATTCTGATTGACACTGTGAAAGATCATCTTGTTCCTATCATCTCCAAGATGTCTTCAGCCCAGGATATGTTCAAGGCTTTGGAAggcatgtatgagatcaacaacacaagtagagATCTTGCATTGAGGCAGCAACTTCATCAAGTCAAGATGGCAAAGGGAGAAtcagtcatcacctacttcatgaagatttcagaattAAGAGATCATCTCAGCTCCATTGgagatgaagttgtggacaaggatcTTGTCATGCTTGCATTTAAATGGTCTTCCTCACTCTTGGGAGCCATTTATTCAAGGcataagtgggagatccaaatttcCCAAGTTTGA